The stretch of DNA GCCGGCGCGCAGATCTTGGCGGGCAGGTTTACCCAGGAGCTGATCGTAGTAACGGGGTGGCAGACCGTCGCCGGGGCGCACTACGCGCAGGTTTTCTTTGGTGAACACATCGCCGGCTGCAATATTCTGGGCTACATACAGAGAGCGTTTATAGAGGCGGCTTTTTTCCTCGGCCCGCTGCACGCCGTATTGCACCTGGCCTAGGGCCTGCCACGCCCGTTCGGTTTCGGTTACCAGTTGGGCTACTTCTTCCGGCTCCAGGGAGAAGGCGGAATCCACACCCCCATCGGCGCGGCGCAGGGTCACGTGTTTTTCTACTACGCAGGCACCCAGGGCCACGGCAGCTACGGCAGCGCCCACGCCCATGGTGTGGTCGGAGAGGCCCACGAGGCAGTCGGGGAAGAGCTGCTGGAAGTGTGGCAGCGTGCGTAGGTTAGTGTTCTGGGGAGTGGCGGGGTAGGTGCTGGTGCACTTCAGCAATATCAGCTCCTTACAGCCAGCTTCGCGCAGCACCTGCACGGCTTCGGCTACCTCGGCTAAGGTGCTGGCGCCGGTGCTCATAATTACGGGCTTGCCGGTGGCTGCTACCCGGCGGAGTAGGGGCCAGTCGGTGTTTTCGAAGGAGGCAATTTTGTACGCGGGCACGTCGAGGGTTTCCAGGAAATCCACGGCGGTTTCATCAAAAGGCGAGCTAAAGGCCAGCATGCCGTGCTCCCGGGCCCGGTCGAACAGTGGTTTGTGCCATTCCCAGGGCGTGTGGGCCTCCTGGTAGAGCTCGTGCAGCTCGCGGCCGTACCACAGGGAGTTGGGGTCGTCGATGCGGTAGGCGCCGGGCAGCGTCATGGTATCGGCGGTATACGTCTGGAGCTTGATAGCGTGGGCACCGGCCGCCGCCATGGCATCTATAATGGCCAAGCCCCGGTTGAGGTCCTGGTTATGGTTGCCGCTGAGCTCGGCAATGATGAAAGGCGGTTGGTCGGGGCCAATGGGGCGAGGGCCGATGGAAATCTGCATGCTGCAAAAATACGAAGCCCCGCGGGAGGCGGGGCTATAGGATTAGAAGTATGCGTCGGGTTCAGGGATTGATTGAGGGCAGGTTGGCTGGAACAAGTGCGCCGGAAGCTTCACGCAGCAGAGCCGGCCGCTGCCCAGCA from Hymenobacter taeanensis encodes:
- the pseI gene encoding pseudaminic acid synthase; protein product: MQISIGPRPIGPDQPPFIIAELSGNHNQDLNRGLAIIDAMAAAGAHAIKLQTYTADTMTLPGAYRIDDPNSLWYGRELHELYQEAHTPWEWHKPLFDRAREHGMLAFSSPFDETAVDFLETLDVPAYKIASFENTDWPLLRRVAATGKPVIMSTGASTLAEVAEAVQVLREAGCKELILLKCTSTYPATPQNTNLRTLPHFQQLFPDCLVGLSDHTMGVGAAVAAVALGACVVEKHVTLRRADGGVDSAFSLEPEEVAQLVTETERAWQALGQVQYGVQRAEEKSRLYKRSLYVAQNIAAGDVFTKENLRVVRPGDGLPPRYYDQLLGKPARQDLRAGTPLTWEAL